Proteins from one Mesorhizobium sp. M9A.F.Ca.ET.002.03.1.2 genomic window:
- a CDS encoding ferredoxin--NADP reductase, giving the protein MNTTSALNTAGARPLQFPIPANVYAETVVSVKHYTDRLFSFRITRPQSLRFRSGEFIMIGLPNAEKPVFRAYSIASPSWDDELEFFSIKVPDGPLTSELQKIQVGDTIIMRQKSTGTLVLDALTPAKRLFMISTGTGIAPFASLLRDPDTYGKFEQVILTHTCRDKAELIYGQELVAELENDPLIGELTGGRVTLYNSTTRETSERMGRITALIASGKFYADLGIEKLNPETDRIMICGSMHMLKDVKELAESLGFQEGSLSHPASFVVERAFVG; this is encoded by the coding sequence ATGAACACCACATCCGCGCTCAACACCGCCGGCGCCCGGCCTTTGCAGTTCCCCATTCCGGCCAATGTGTATGCCGAAACCGTCGTCTCGGTGAAGCATTATACCGACCGGCTGTTTTCGTTCCGCATCACCCGGCCACAGTCGCTGCGTTTCCGCTCCGGCGAGTTCATCATGATCGGCCTGCCCAACGCCGAGAAGCCGGTGTTCCGAGCCTATTCGATCGCCAGCCCGTCCTGGGACGACGAACTGGAATTCTTCTCGATCAAGGTGCCGGACGGCCCGCTGACCTCGGAACTGCAGAAGATCCAGGTCGGCGATACCATCATCATGCGGCAGAAGTCGACCGGCACGCTGGTGCTCGATGCACTGACGCCGGCCAAGCGCCTGTTCATGATCTCGACCGGCACCGGCATCGCGCCCTTCGCCAGCCTGCTGCGCGATCCTGACACCTATGGGAAGTTTGAGCAGGTGATCCTGACCCACACCTGCCGCGACAAGGCCGAACTCATTTACGGCCAGGAACTGGTGGCTGAACTCGAGAACGATCCGCTGATCGGCGAACTGACCGGTGGCCGTGTCACCCTCTACAATTCGACGACGCGCGAGACTTCCGAGCGTATGGGCCGCATCACCGCGCTGATCGCCTCGGGAAAATTCTATGCCGATCTCGGCATCGAAAAGCTCAATCCGGAAACCGACCGCATCATGATCTGCGGCTCGATGCATATGCTCAAGGACGTCAAGGAACTCGCCGAAAGCCTTGGCTTCCAGGAAGGCTCGCTGTCCCACCCGGCAAGCTTCGTCGTCGAGCGCGCCTTCGTCGGCTGA
- a CDS encoding hydantoinase B/oxoprolinase family protein, whose product MEKLDTITLSVLQAALQQVCDEMDLTFSRAAFSPVIAEANDRSDGIYSAVDGSLIAQGSQGLPVFVGVMQYSTRTVIEMIADGRCLPPEPGDIYIVNDPYLGGTHLMDVRFAMPVYRGEKIFCWLSNTGHWPDIGGSVPGGFSASATAVEQEGLRLPPVKLFKKGVLDPEIYAIICSNIRVADQRIGDIRAQAAALLIGQDRLNGILDRYGDETVVEAIAELRRRAAEQMRADISAIPDGIYRSQAFVDSDGVVNEPLTIALAVEKRGDTLSFDFAGSSKPCAGPMNSVLATTLSSVYLAMRHIFPDVPISAGAFEPLDVKRPEGTFLDAKYPRPVSGCAAEVSQRIAEAVFAAMVQALPDRVTAAPAGSSGNFALGGNDPARGRDYVMYQISGGGYGGNAAHDGLTNGCSTIGISKSPPVEIMEQAFPVLYRHYALREGSGGAGKHRGGFGLAYEVEILRGDARASFVMDHGRFGPQGALGGKDGAVNTVTVFRDGKEHVPPHLSKEQDIALKAGDRVRVGTPGGGGYGDPLQRDPELVLRDVALGYYTPEDAGREFGVTLSADGLAIDRAATDKKRAAGPP is encoded by the coding sequence ATGGAAAAGCTCGACACCATTACGCTTTCGGTCCTCCAAGCGGCGCTGCAGCAGGTCTGCGACGAGATGGACCTGACCTTCTCGCGCGCCGCCTTCTCGCCTGTGATCGCCGAGGCCAATGACCGCTCAGACGGCATCTATTCGGCGGTCGACGGTTCGCTGATTGCGCAAGGCAGCCAGGGCCTGCCGGTGTTCGTCGGCGTCATGCAATATTCGACTAGGACCGTGATCGAGATGATCGCCGACGGCCGCTGCCTGCCGCCTGAGCCTGGCGACATCTACATCGTCAACGATCCCTATCTCGGCGGTACGCATCTTATGGACGTGCGCTTCGCCATGCCGGTCTACCGGGGAGAAAAAATCTTCTGCTGGCTGTCGAACACCGGCCATTGGCCGGACATTGGCGGCTCGGTGCCCGGCGGCTTCTCGGCTTCCGCGACCGCGGTCGAACAGGAGGGCTTGCGGCTGCCGCCGGTGAAACTGTTCAAGAAGGGCGTGCTCGATCCCGAGATATACGCCATCATCTGCTCGAACATCAGGGTTGCCGACCAGCGTATCGGCGATATCCGCGCGCAGGCGGCGGCACTGCTGATCGGTCAGGATCGACTCAACGGAATCCTGGATCGTTACGGAGACGAAACAGTTGTCGAGGCGATCGCCGAATTGCGCCGCCGCGCAGCCGAGCAGATGCGCGCCGATATATCAGCAATTCCCGACGGCATTTACCGCTCGCAGGCCTTCGTCGATTCCGACGGGGTGGTGAACGAGCCGCTGACCATCGCGCTTGCGGTCGAGAAACGGGGCGATACGCTCAGCTTCGATTTCGCCGGCTCGTCGAAGCCCTGCGCCGGGCCGATGAACAGCGTGCTGGCGACGACCTTGTCCTCGGTCTATCTCGCCATGCGCCACATTTTCCCGGACGTGCCGATCAGCGCCGGCGCCTTCGAGCCGCTTGACGTCAAGCGGCCGGAAGGCACCTTCCTCGACGCAAAATATCCACGCCCGGTATCGGGCTGCGCCGCCGAGGTTTCGCAGCGCATCGCCGAAGCGGTATTCGCAGCGATGGTGCAGGCGCTGCCGGACAGAGTGACGGCGGCTCCCGCCGGCTCCAGCGGCAATTTCGCGCTCGGCGGCAACGATCCGGCGCGCGGCCGCGACTATGTCATGTACCAGATCTCCGGCGGTGGCTATGGCGGCAATGCGGCCCACGACGGCCTCACCAATGGCTGCTCGACCATCGGCATTTCCAAGTCGCCGCCGGTCGAGATCATGGAACAGGCCTTCCCGGTGCTCTACCGCCACTACGCCCTGCGCGAAGGCTCGGGCGGCGCCGGCAAGCATCGCGGCGGTTTCGGCCTCGCCTATGAGGTCGAGATCCTGCGCGGTGACGCTCGCGCCTCCTTCGTCATGGACCATGGCCGTTTCGGCCCGCAGGGCGCGCTCGGCGGCAAGGACGGCGCGGTCAACACGGTGACCGTGTTCCGCGACGGCAAGGAACACGTGCCGCCGCACCTCTCCAAGGAGCAGGACATCGCGCTGAAGGCCGGCGACCGCGTGCGCGTCGGCACGCCTGGCGGCGGCGGCTATGGCGATCCGTTGCAGCGCGATCCGGAACTGGTGCTGAGGGATGTCGCCCTGGGCTACTACACGCCCGAGGACGCCGGCAGAGAATTTGGTGTCACCCTGTCGGCGGATGGGCTGGCGATCGACCGCGCGGCGACAGACAAGAAGCGTGCCGCCGGACCACCCTGA
- a CDS encoding ABC transporter permease has protein sequence MIAYLGRRVIQSALILLGVSLITFALLYLLPADPVRQIAGRSATPETVENIRRQLGLDQPFVIQYWHYLASLLSGDLGRSYIQRSEVTELIVSRLPASLLLMVGAILCELAIGLTMGLLAAVRRGTATDQTLMVASFVGVSAPQFVVGLLLLYVFAVRLGWFPIGGYGTWRHLVLPSLTMGILGAGWYARMMRSSMIDVLRQDYMRTARAKGLARGAIIFRHALPNAILPVIAMIGIDIGIFMGGIVVVESVFGWPGIGQLAWQAIQRVDIPIIMGVTLVSAFAIVLGNLLADTVAPFIDPRIKLR, from the coding sequence ATGATCGCCTATCTCGGCCGTCGCGTCATCCAGTCCGCGCTCATCCTGCTCGGCGTCTCGCTGATCACCTTTGCACTGCTCTATCTTCTGCCCGCCGATCCCGTTCGCCAGATCGCCGGCCGCAGCGCCACGCCCGAGACGGTCGAGAACATCCGCCGGCAGCTCGGCCTCGATCAGCCCTTTGTCATCCAGTACTGGCACTATCTGGCCAGCCTGCTCAGCGGCGATCTCGGACGCTCCTACATCCAGCGTTCCGAAGTCACGGAGCTCATCGTCTCGCGGCTGCCGGCAAGCCTGCTTTTGATGGTCGGCGCCATCCTTTGCGAGCTGGCGATCGGCCTGACGATGGGCCTGCTTGCCGCCGTCAGGCGCGGCACCGCCACCGACCAGACGCTGATGGTCGCGTCCTTTGTCGGCGTCTCGGCACCGCAATTCGTCGTCGGCCTGCTGCTCCTCTATGTATTCGCCGTGCGGCTCGGCTGGTTTCCGATCGGCGGCTACGGCACCTGGCGCCATTTGGTGCTGCCCTCGCTGACCATGGGGATACTCGGCGCCGGCTGGTACGCCCGCATGATGCGCTCGTCGATGATCGACGTGCTGCGCCAGGACTATATGCGGACCGCCCGCGCCAAGGGCCTTGCGCGCGGCGCCATCATCTTCCGCCACGCACTCCCCAACGCCATCCTGCCGGTCATCGCCATGATCGGCATCGACATCGGCATCTTCATGGGCGGCATCGTCGTGGTCGAAAGCGTGTTCGGCTGGCCCGGCATCGGCCAGCTCGCCTGGCAGGCCATCCAGCGCGTCGACATTCCCATCATCATGGGCGTCACCCTGGTTTCGGCCTTCGCCATCGTGCTCGGCAACCTCCTGGCCGACACCGTCGCACCGTTCATCGACCCGCGCATCAAGCTCAGATGA
- the deoC gene encoding deoxyribose-phosphate aldolase, with protein sequence MSSTIREADLGAGTSKITPLPARTAANAPASQAHGIARNPGMKLDLGFMESVRSVNRSALERRVASLTKRRSIKADNQAAWLLRAVACMDLTTLNSNDTDERVRRLCAKAINPFRRDIVEGLGIAGEKIRPAAVCVYHPFVATAVDALRGTGIHVAAVSTAFPHGLTPLSTRLQEIEASVSDGADEIDVVIPRGLVFAAKWQELYNEIVSMRAACGEAHLKVILGTGDLATLRNVMLASMVAMMAGADFIKTSTGKESVNATLPVGLAMVRAIRAYFEETGYLIGFKPAGGISTAKASLDWLVLMKEELGRRWLEPDLFRFGASSLLTDIERQLEHHLTGHYSANHRHAMA encoded by the coding sequence ATGAGCAGCACAATCCGCGAAGCCGATCTCGGTGCCGGGACTTCCAAGATCACGCCGCTGCCGGCGCGCACCGCCGCCAACGCGCCAGCGTCGCAAGCGCACGGCATTGCCCGCAATCCAGGCATGAAGCTCGATCTCGGCTTCATGGAATCGGTGCGCAGCGTTAACCGCTCGGCGCTGGAACGCCGCGTCGCCAGCCTGACCAAGCGACGCTCGATCAAGGCCGATAACCAGGCGGCCTGGCTGCTGCGCGCCGTCGCTTGCATGGACCTGACCACGCTGAACTCCAACGATACCGACGAGCGCGTGCGCCGGCTCTGCGCCAAGGCGATCAATCCTTTCCGCCGCGACATCGTCGAAGGCCTCGGCATTGCAGGCGAAAAGATCCGCCCGGCGGCGGTCTGCGTCTATCATCCCTTCGTTGCCACCGCTGTCGATGCGCTGCGCGGTACCGGCATCCATGTCGCCGCCGTATCCACCGCTTTCCCACACGGCCTCACCCCGCTTTCGACGCGTCTGCAGGAGATCGAAGCGTCGGTAAGTGACGGCGCCGACGAGATCGACGTCGTCATTCCGCGCGGGCTGGTTTTCGCTGCGAAATGGCAGGAACTCTATAACGAGATCGTCTCAATGCGCGCCGCCTGCGGCGAAGCGCATCTCAAGGTCATCCTCGGCACCGGCGATCTCGCCACGCTGCGCAACGTCATGCTGGCGTCGATGGTGGCAATGATGGCGGGCGCGGACTTCATCAAGACCTCAACCGGCAAGGAAAGCGTCAATGCGACGCTGCCGGTCGGCCTCGCCATGGTGCGCGCCATCCGCGCCTATTTCGAGGAGACCGGCTATCTCATCGGCTTCAAGCCGGCCGGCGGCATTTCGACCGCCAAGGCGTCGCTCGACTGGCTGGTGCTGATGAAGGAGGAGCTTGGCCGGCGGTGGCTGGAGCCAGATTTGTTCCGCTTCGGCGCGTCGAGCCTGTTGACCGACATCGAGCGCCAGCTCGAACATCATCTGACCGGCCATTATTCGGCCAATCATCGCCACGCGATGGCGTAA
- a CDS encoding ABC transporter permease codes for MPVKPRAGVWRRLVKRPLALLGLVIVAVVVASAVLAPWLTGYDPNEQMFDGLTLEGAPLPPNASFWLGTDLLGRDLLTRILFGARTSLIIGIVANGVALLIGTLVGVTAGYFRGWIGSALMRFTDLMMAFPALLLAICLAAVLQPSLWIVAMVIALVNWVQTARVIYTETSSLAEREFIDAERTIGASAPRILSRHILPHLLPTIIVWGTLGISTTVLLEATLSYLGIGVQPPTASWGNIIFENQTYFQAAPWLVFFPGAAILALALAFNLVGDALRDILDPTQRGRA; via the coding sequence ATGCCGGTCAAGCCACGCGCCGGTGTCTGGCGGCGGTTGGTAAAACGCCCTCTGGCTCTGCTCGGCCTGGTGATCGTTGCCGTCGTCGTGGCCAGCGCCGTCCTGGCACCGTGGCTGACGGGCTACGATCCGAACGAGCAGATGTTCGACGGGCTGACGCTTGAAGGCGCCCCCTTGCCGCCGAATGCCAGCTTCTGGCTGGGCACGGATCTGCTCGGCCGCGATCTCTTGACCCGCATTCTTTTCGGCGCGCGCACCTCGCTGATCATCGGCATCGTCGCCAACGGCGTGGCGCTTTTGATCGGCACGCTGGTCGGCGTCACCGCGGGCTATTTCCGCGGCTGGATCGGCAGCGCGCTGATGCGCTTCACCGATCTGATGATGGCCTTTCCGGCGCTGCTGCTTGCCATCTGCCTGGCGGCGGTGCTCCAGCCGAGCCTGTGGATCGTCGCCATGGTGATCGCGCTGGTCAACTGGGTGCAGACCGCCCGGGTCATCTACACCGAGACCAGCTCGCTCGCCGAGCGCGAGTTCATCGACGCCGAGCGCACCATCGGCGCAAGCGCGCCACGCATCCTGTCTCGGCATATCCTGCCGCATCTGCTGCCGACGATCATCGTCTGGGGCACGCTCGGCATCTCGACCACGGTGCTGCTCGAAGCAACGCTCAGCTATCTCGGCATCGGCGTGCAGCCGCCGACCGCCTCCTGGGGCAACATCATTTTCGAGAACCAGACCTATTTCCAGGCGGCGCCCTGGCTGGTCTTCTTTCCGGGTGCGGCGATCCTGGCGCTGGCGCTGGCCTTCAACCTGGTCGGCGATGCGCTGCGCGACATCCTCGATCCGACGCAAAGGGGCCGGGCATGA
- a CDS encoding hydantoinase/oxoprolinase family protein, protein MKENFSAQALDSLGRVVAGIDVGGTFTDLILIDGRSGGKVHIAKTPTTVDNQAFGVVSALSATGFPVGGIDLIVHGTTTTTNAVLERRLAKTGMITTRGFRDVIELGRRTRPQPYGMTGVFVPIIPRNLRLEVSERVEASGAVRIPLDEAEMRAAVSQLIKAGCESLVIHFLHSYANPAHERRAAEIAAELWPNGYITSGHTLLSEAREFERGVTASVNASVQPILERYVERLRKELGSQGYARDFLIMNGNGGMISARFVTRESAKTVMSGPASGVIAAAYTGKRAGYENLVTYDMGGTSTDVALIRNAEPAVSNEIEIEYAMPIHVPMVAVHTVGAGGGSIARVDAAGLIQIGPESAGANPGPICYGRGGSEPTVTDANLVLGRLAPKKLLAVENPVTVERVTGIFEDRIGRATGLSGVEAAGAVLRLGNMKMAGAIRMVSVSRGHDPRDFALFAFGGAGPLHATALARELGLPRVLVPARPGITNALGCVVADLRHDFVNTVNQPVMGLDEAQLHSVLERHRNEGEELIGKEAVKPETIRVTHSADMQFVGQTHIINVPLPSSSVTREVLQQLFEKAYFARFKVELPEIRANLVNLNTSVTGVRPAIDLSRLIDPAGRAKTLDEARREIRPVWYGGGWHDTPVYSREKLPLDAVIEGPAILEQMDATTVLEPGDRARSDADGNIIIDIGIEWVSGA, encoded by the coding sequence ATGAAAGAGAATTTTTCGGCGCAGGCGCTGGATTCCCTGGGCCGCGTCGTCGCCGGCATCGATGTCGGCGGAACCTTTACCGACCTCATTCTGATCGACGGCCGCAGCGGTGGCAAGGTGCATATCGCCAAGACCCCGACCACTGTCGACAACCAGGCCTTCGGCGTCGTTTCAGCGCTCAGTGCCACCGGCTTTCCGGTCGGCGGCATCGACCTCATCGTCCACGGCACGACCACCACCACCAACGCCGTTCTGGAACGCCGGCTGGCGAAAACCGGCATGATCACCACGCGCGGCTTTCGCGACGTGATCGAGCTCGGCCGGCGGACACGGCCGCAGCCCTATGGCATGACGGGCGTCTTCGTGCCGATCATTCCGCGCAATCTGCGGCTCGAAGTGTCGGAGAGGGTCGAGGCTTCAGGCGCGGTGCGCATTCCGCTCGACGAGGCTGAGATGCGGGCAGCGGTTTCACAATTGATCAAAGCCGGCTGCGAATCCCTCGTCATCCATTTCCTGCACTCTTACGCCAATCCGGCGCATGAGCGGCGTGCGGCCGAGATCGCCGCGGAGCTTTGGCCGAACGGCTACATCACGTCAGGCCACACGCTGCTGTCGGAAGCGCGCGAATTCGAGCGCGGCGTCACCGCTTCGGTCAACGCCTCGGTGCAACCAATCCTCGAGCGCTACGTCGAACGGCTGCGCAAGGAATTGGGATCGCAAGGCTACGCCCGCGATTTCCTGATCATGAACGGCAATGGCGGCATGATCTCGGCGCGCTTCGTCACGCGCGAGTCGGCCAAGACCGTCATGTCGGGGCCGGCTTCTGGCGTCATTGCGGCAGCCTATACGGGAAAACGCGCCGGCTACGAAAACCTCGTCACCTACGATATGGGCGGCACCTCGACCGACGTGGCGCTGATCCGCAACGCGGAACCAGCGGTATCGAACGAGATCGAGATCGAATATGCCATGCCGATCCATGTGCCGATGGTGGCGGTGCACACGGTCGGCGCCGGCGGCGGTTCGATCGCCCGCGTCGATGCGGCCGGGCTGATCCAGATCGGCCCGGAAAGTGCCGGCGCCAATCCCGGCCCGATCTGCTACGGGCGCGGCGGCAGCGAGCCGACCGTCACCGACGCCAATCTGGTGCTTGGGCGACTGGCGCCGAAGAAGCTGCTGGCGGTCGAAAATCCGGTCACCGTCGAACGCGTCACCGGCATTTTCGAGGACAGGATCGGCCGTGCCACCGGCCTGTCCGGCGTAGAGGCGGCGGGAGCAGTGCTGCGGCTGGGCAACATGAAAATGGCCGGCGCCATCCGCATGGTGTCGGTGTCACGCGGCCACGACCCGCGCGATTTCGCGCTGTTCGCCTTTGGCGGCGCCGGGCCGCTGCATGCGACCGCACTGGCGCGCGAGCTCGGCCTGCCCCGGGTGCTGGTGCCGGCGCGGCCGGGCATCACCAATGCGCTCGGCTGCGTCGTCGCCGATCTGCGCCACGACTTCGTCAACACGGTCAACCAGCCGGTGATGGGGCTCGATGAAGCCCAGCTTCACTCGGTATTAGAACGGCACCGAAACGAAGGTGAAGAGCTGATCGGCAAGGAAGCGGTGAAGCCGGAGACGATCCGCGTCACGCATTCCGCCGACATGCAGTTCGTCGGCCAGACCCACATCATCAACGTGCCGCTGCCGTCGTCATCGGTGACGCGCGAGGTGTTGCAGCAGCTCTTCGAAAAGGCCTATTTCGCCCGCTTCAAGGTTGAGCTGCCGGAGATCCGCGCCAATCTGGTCAACCTCAACACTTCGGTGACTGGTGTCAGGCCGGCGATCGATCTTTCCCGGCTGATCGATCCGGCAGGGCGCGCCAAAACGCTCGATGAGGCGCGGCGCGAGATCCGGCCCGTCTGGTATGGCGGAGGCTGGCACGACACGCCGGTCTACAGCAGGGAAAAGCTACCGCTCGACGCCGTCATCGAAGGCCCGGCGATCCTCGAACAGATGGATGCCACCACTGTGCTCGAGCCCGGCGACCGGGCACGCTCGGACGCCGACGGCAACATCATCATCGACATCGGCATTGAGTGGGTTAGTGGGGCCTGA
- a CDS encoding transporter substrate-binding protein: MGRRIEIGILYSRSGNYRLLSESCRSGAMTAIADVNADPAIPIEFVPVERDPQGNIDGYAAGCADILANSGARHIIGCITSWSRKEVIPILERAGGTLWYACPYEGFEANEHVVYMHACPNQHLVPLLAHVVPRFGADGFLLGSNYIWGWETNRVARDLIADAGGKVLGERYLPLGEVDVSRLIAEIQATRPDFILNNLIGSSSYAFIAAYAELAVRDPHFRPERCPILSCNLTECELPALNDAGNGHLSVGPYFHDVSAADRQGDSAPSIMPASSFEAAAYASVRTLAEILARNPRAQWPDLPQAFAGTSFRTPLGDISIDPQTQHATLPVQIGRIEGTAFKTVTLTKGVVPDPYLSRYDRTETFGRSRLRVVS; encoded by the coding sequence TTGGGACGGCGTATCGAAATCGGCATCCTTTACTCGCGGTCGGGCAACTACCGCTTGCTGTCCGAATCCTGCCGTTCGGGTGCGATGACGGCTATCGCCGATGTCAACGCCGATCCCGCCATCCCGATCGAATTCGTTCCGGTGGAGCGCGACCCGCAAGGCAACATCGACGGCTACGCCGCGGGCTGCGCCGACATTCTCGCCAACAGCGGCGCACGCCACATCATTGGCTGCATCACGTCGTGGAGCCGCAAGGAGGTCATTCCGATCCTTGAGCGCGCCGGCGGCACGCTCTGGTACGCCTGTCCCTATGAGGGTTTCGAAGCCAACGAGCATGTCGTCTATATGCACGCTTGCCCAAACCAGCATCTCGTCCCGCTGCTGGCCCATGTCGTGCCGCGCTTCGGCGCCGACGGCTTCCTGCTCGGCTCGAACTATATCTGGGGCTGGGAGACCAACCGTGTTGCCCGCGACCTGATCGCCGACGCCGGCGGCAAGGTTTTGGGCGAGCGCTATCTGCCGCTCGGCGAGGTCGATGTCTCGAGGCTGATCGCCGAGATCCAGGCGACCCGGCCGGATTTCATCCTGAACAATCTGATCGGCTCGTCGTCCTATGCCTTCATCGCGGCCTATGCCGAACTCGCCGTACGCGACCCGCATTTCAGGCCGGAGCGCTGCCCGATCCTGTCCTGCAATCTCACCGAATGCGAGTTGCCGGCGCTCAATGATGCGGGTAATGGCCATCTTTCCGTCGGGCCGTACTTTCACGATGTCTCGGCAGCGGATCGCCAGGGCGATTCCGCGCCCTCCATCATGCCTGCCTCGTCCTTCGAGGCGGCGGCCTATGCCTCGGTGCGGACGCTTGCCGAAATTCTCGCCCGCAATCCCCGCGCACAATGGCCGGACCTTCCCCAGGCTTTTGCTGGAACCTCGTTTCGAACCCCGCTCGGCGACATCTCCATCGATCCGCAGACCCAGCACGCCACCTTGCCGGTGCAGATCGGGCGCATCGAGGGCACCGCGTTCAAGACCGTCACGCTGACGAAGGGCGTCGTGCCCGATCCCTATCTGTCACGCTATGATCGGACCGAGACGTTCGGCCGCTCACGCTTGAGGGTGGTGTCGTGA
- a CDS encoding transcriptional antiterminator translates to MSKVPRIPNLGGARAFVLHRPHPTVQAITRQLSAIGLETVGCWPELPAKALAADFVFFDADLGFDEQFPWAPGEAPMPLVALIGSEAPGRIEWALSHKADAQLLKPVGNAGVYSALLIARQSFEARKLLASEISSLRLRVAERQTIVRAVEALSKGAGDGRAYAQLRSLAMSWQISVEEAARRIVAMTEEGGDDQSHRA, encoded by the coding sequence GTGAGCAAGGTCCCGCGCATCCCGAATCTCGGCGGCGCCAGGGCCTTTGTCCTACATCGTCCGCATCCGACGGTGCAGGCGATCACCCGGCAATTGTCGGCCATCGGCCTCGAGACGGTCGGCTGCTGGCCGGAACTGCCGGCCAAGGCGCTGGCGGCGGACTTCGTCTTCTTCGATGCCGATCTCGGCTTCGACGAACAATTCCCATGGGCGCCAGGTGAGGCGCCGATGCCGCTGGTGGCGCTGATCGGCTCCGAAGCGCCAGGCCGCATCGAGTGGGCGCTGTCGCACAAGGCCGACGCCCAGTTGCTGAAGCCGGTCGGCAACGCCGGCGTCTACAGCGCCCTGTTGATCGCGCGGCAGAGTTTCGAGGCGCGCAAGCTCTTGGCAAGCGAGATATCGTCGCTTCGCCTGCGCGTCGCGGAGCGCCAGACCATCGTGCGCGCGGTGGAGGCCTTGTCGAAAGGCGCCGGGGACGGCCGCGCCTATGCGCAGCTCCGGTCGCTGGCGATGAGCTGGCAGATCAGCGTCGAGGAGGCCGCGCGCCGGATCGTGGCGATGACGGAAGAAGGCGGCGATGACCAATCCCATCGCGCCTGA